Proteins co-encoded in one bacterium genomic window:
- a CDS encoding Mu transposase C-terminal domain-containing protein yields MTLVVDCGTEFGSRHFEMFLASNRINKKQRPLSKARFGSLIERFFGMSNELFVHNLIGNTQLMKNVRQISRSTNPKMLAAWTISKLGDAFAKWVVFYNNRNHGTLLTSPNEAYGLGMQKQPVPFRRIEYDQNFLIDSMPSPRTGKAKVDGCRGIKVNYLYYWSNKLALPSVAGTHVEVRYDPFNAGITYAFINGQWEPCYARSHYHQLKNCTEAELKYASAEIRKRYRNHGRRHVPNAAEFAHFFEEIQQIEQEEIEIRQQRSAEMKKRHRSLDAPEKPDTRDAFDIDVGSLKVLNWRKAR; encoded by the coding sequence TCAACAAAAAGCAGCGTCCTCTATCTAAAGCACGTTTTGGGTCTCTGATTGAACGATTCTTTGGAATGTCAAATGAGTTATTTGTGCACAACCTGATCGGCAATACGCAGCTCATGAAAAATGTGCGCCAAATATCCAGGTCGACTAATCCTAAAATGCTCGCTGCATGGACTATTTCCAAACTTGGGGACGCATTTGCAAAGTGGGTCGTATTTTACAACAACCGGAATCACGGAACACTCTTAACGAGTCCAAACGAAGCCTATGGGCTTGGAATGCAAAAGCAGCCGGTCCCCTTTCGTCGAATCGAATATGATCAAAACTTTTTAATCGATTCCATGCCCTCCCCTCGAACCGGAAAGGCGAAGGTCGATGGCTGCAGAGGAATCAAAGTGAACTATTTGTATTACTGGTCAAACAAATTGGCGTTACCTTCTGTTGCCGGAACGCATGTCGAAGTTCGGTATGATCCTTTCAACGCCGGTATCACTTATGCCTTCATCAATGGTCAATGGGAACCCTGTTACGCTCGAAGTCATTACCACCAGCTTAAGAATTGCACCGAGGCGGAGCTGAAATATGCATCTGCTGAAATCCGGAAGCGTTACAGAAACCACGGGCGCCGGCATGTTCCAAACGCTGCTGAATTTGCTCACTTCTTTGAAGAAATTCAGCAGATCGAACAAGAGGAAATTGAAATCCGCCAGCAAAGGAGCGCCGAAATGAAAAAGCGGCATCGGTCTTTAGATGCTCCAGAAAAGCCTGATACCAGAGATGCCTTCGACATTGATGTCGGGTCACTGAAAGTTTTGAATTGGAGAAAAGCACGATGA